The genomic segment AGCCGCCCGTCCGCCCGCCTTCCTCCCGGGCTCCCCGACCTTGCCCGCCCCCTCCCGGGCGTCCCAGTCCAGGGCGCCGGCTTGGTTTCCAAGTGTAAATAGCACCTCAAATCCTCCTACCCCGTTTGAACTCTAGGGCATCGGACCTCAAGGGGTTAACTGGACAGACGGGGGCGGAAGGGGAGAGAGCCCCCTCCGTTTGTATAGCCTTGAACCAGATTGTGAATACAATGTAGCAACTTCGCTGGCGCCTGCCCCGCACTCCCCGTCCCGTCCACTTCTGAAACTCCTGTTCCTAATGACAAAGTGGCTATGTGCAATGGATATAAATGTACTGTGAGTCTCTTGGTCAGTATTAGGTTCACTTTAATTTATTTATGCTGTAAGTTATTTTTGCTTCCTTCTCCTGGACCCACTTCCAGTCCCGTTTTGCATTCCCCTTTGGATTttgctttgcctattttttttgttgtaaCCTCTTGATGTAACAGCACTTTAAAAGGGCGACAACTGACTCACGAGATGGCAACCACCTGGAGCCTGTTTGGGGAGACCACCCTATACCCTTGACTTTcgtttttaataattataataaaaaaaaagatgtcactaACGGGGCTACGGAGATGGGAATGCATCGCCGGAGAGGGGCGGGCGGAGCACTGTGCAACAGGTGGGGGTGGGAGCAGCCTCGCGGGTTCTGGGGCGCCCGGGGTCAGAATCTGGCCTGCTCAGGTGGGCAGCAGCGAGCACTCAACCTCTCCACTGTCCCCTCCAGACACACTCAATTTTCCCCCACAGAGCACTCCCTCGCCGCGTTTGGGACCCTCCCTTGGGCCTGGGATGGAGGAGGGGCATTATGTCATGGTCCTTAGAGCAGAGGTCCCCGGCCCTTCCTTCAAGCGCTCGAAGGCGCCGAAGGTTCATCCATGCCCATTTCCACGCCTGCCACATCGGGGAAGTTACTTCCGGGGCGCTCACAGACAGGGCTCCCTGCCGGGAATCCTAGGTTCAACCAGAATTGTCCCTTTAAATGGCGCGGGCACCGCCGGCCTGGCCTGGGGGCGCTGGGGCGGGGTGGAGGTCGCAGCGCGTAAGGTGGGGTCTACGCCCGGCAGGCCTGGAAAGGAAGGCGGGACTTGGAGAGCTCGGTCACAGGCGGCCTCCCGTCTGCCCTGCCGCTACCCGAAAGGAGGGACCCCGGTCCGCATTTTCTGTTCGGTCCATTTTAGTCCGAGAAGGGCTAAGGACTTGCCAGGCCTCCGCTGGAGCGTCCGACATCCGGGTCGCGGTTGGCAAGGCCTCCCAGcggcctcagtttccacagcgCACCTCCCGCTTGGGCTAGAGACGATGTTGCAAACTGCAGAACACTCTTTTTGCGGGGAGGAGAGTGTGGATGGAGTGGGAGAGAGCGCACGGCACTGGGAATTATTCAGCCTTGGCTTCCATTTCTCGCCCTCGGCTGGCTAGTGGGGGTCCCGGGTTGCGCCCTTCTTTTATCTTTCCTGGGTCTCTGTTTCCGCCTCTGTGAAATAACACGCAGGCCTCCGTCCATGCGGCTCGTAGAAGGCGGACGGCAGGCCCCGCGCCACCGGCCAGCGACTCAGGACCGGGAGCCCTGGGCTGCAGGGACCGGAAAGTTTCGTGGCGGGTTGTCTTGGTGGGCTTCCGATGGAGCCGGCGAGTAGGGGCGCGCTCTGGGCCTCTCTGAAGCTGCGCAGACTGGGGGTCCCGCTGCGCGGTACAGCCGGGAAGCCAATCCCTAGAGTCCTTTGCGCTGGGGGTCGGAGGCTTGGCGTCCCAGGGTGTTCCAAGGGCTAAGCCCAGAGCGGACACGAAGGAGGTAACAAAGTTGAGGGCACCCGGCACACCGCGAGGCAACGCCTCCGGACATACCATCCCTGGGCAGGGTCCCTCTAGGGAGTGGGAACGTTTCATATGCATGGGACCCACAAGATCCGTTCTCCGCTGGACCCATGgcgaaactgaggtccagagaggaagAGACTGGAGACCCCAGGGCGCGCCAGGGCCCGTGGAACTGCGACAGGACGGGACAGCGCTGGTGTGGGAGTTTGCCGACGCCTTTCCCCACCGCGGATTGCACCTTTGAAAGCCGcacttttcttctctgtaaaatgggcataaccATTACCACCCAGGCAGGAAGTTCCGTGGCTGCGGCCCGACAGAGGAGCCTGGCAAATGCTCCTTCCCGCCCTTCCTTCCCAATTCCCCCCAAAGTGGAATAACTCCTAGGCGGCTGGGGCCTTCCGGAAGGGACGCCCCATTTGGGCCGGAATCTCTGCGGACTGGAGTCGTAGGCGGATCCGACCCAGAAAGCTCAGTCGCAAAAGCCCTCCTGGGCTTCGCGTCCCTTTAGAAGTGGTTTGTTCCCCCCAAAATGTTAATAACCAAACGATTGGTATGGATGTAATTATCAATAATTATACGAATTATTGCTGATTGCGGGGCTCGTACTTTAATTAGTTTACCAGATTCTAATTAAGTTAAATGAAACATTAATAGggaaaatatgctttaaaaaaaaaaaaaaaaacccgggaTTTAAAAAAAGTCTATTTCTCGCCACAATGTTGCCACCTTGCGACAGATTTTAGGCATTACAGCCAACGCCCGAATGCCCAGACTAGGGTGCCTGGGCTCCCAGGGAGAACAAGTGGGGCCTGGAAGTTGGGAGGAGGCAGTTGAGCATAGAATGTCCTCCGGGCTGTTCTCCTGGGGTGTTTGGTTTGGCCTGGTCCCCAGCGGTGCCTACAGGAGGTCTGGCTCTGGAGTCCTAGGTCTGGGATGAGGGACCAGAGCGCACGGAAGCCGGGAGCCCTCTTGGGCGCCGCAGTGGGACAGATTATCTCTATCCCCACCTGTCCTGGCAAATCCAGAGTGAGAGACTGAGTAAAGTTGGAGCCACCGTTGGAGACAGCATcaagtggttttatttttcaccCCCATGGGAGGAAGCAGTAAGTTCCTTCCCATCTCCATTTCCTCTGCAAATCAGGGTAACCTGTGTGCTAAAGCACCACTTATTAGACCCCTCAGCTCCTGGAACACAGGTGACTCCGTGTTCTAGTGGCACTCTGTTCATGAGGCTAGCAGGGCACTCACCTCCCTTTGTTATTCTTGGTTGTTTAAGTGTCTGTTGCCCTAAGAAAGTAAGTTGACAGCAGGGGTCACACCTTGCTCTTCCTTGCAATCTACAACGCAGGGCCCAGGACTCCACAGGCACACAACACATGTCTAGATGAATGGCTTCCAACTTTGTGGTTCATCTAGGTGCTGAAAATGTCTAAGGGAAGGAATCCCTAGGTGCTTCTGGACAACAGCCACTGAGAAGCAATTAAGCTCATTTGCATAAGTTTAATTAAACAGGTTTACTGCTCAGAAAGAAGATCCTTCATCAATAGGATTAGTTTTGGGAGCAGGTGTCAGGTAAAGTGATTGTCAACCTAGAAAAGGAAAACTTTGTTTCTATTCCAACTGTGTCCTAAAGAGGGTACTCCTTCACTCCCTCGTATTTTTCCAGGTCACTGGCACACAGGTCCACCCATTCCTAGCTACCCTGCTCTAAAGCCTTGATCCATTGCAAACATGTGACTCCTGCCTTGAATTCAGAATACCAACAAAAGCAGAACTGGATCTGCGTGCTCTTCCCATGAATTCTAAACAGCCTCATCTCCTCTCTCCATCCTCAGATGTTTGGCTAAGAGTACAAACTCTGGAGCCAGATTTACTGAGGTCTCAATGCTGCCCTGCCATTGATGAATGACACTGGGCAAGTTGTtgaatctctctgtgcctcagcttcctcatctataacataGGGAGATGaacagtacctacttcatagaactgttttctgttaatatgtGTAAAGCACTGAGAACAGCTCCTGGCATACAAGAAGTGCTATTGTATAGGTGTTTGCGAAGATTACAATTCCCGCTGAGTTCACTTTCCTGAGACTCAAGCCAGGAGTGCTTTTAAAGAGTCCCAGAATGGACCCCAGGCCGTTACCTTCCTCTCCTCCAGGGGCCCAGAAAGGAGGACAAACCAGTGCTTTTACAAGCCTGGACTATTGAGCTTTCTGGAGACACGTTCATAAGAATCTGCAAGCACGCAGGTTGGAAAGGCATCCTGCAACGCCAATGCATTGACTCTATGTGTCCAAAGAGGCTAAGACTTGCCCAAGTTCCCTCAGCAGGTGAGTGTAGGGTGAGTGCAGAGGAAAGAAAGTCGGCCAGGTCTCTGGATTTTCTGGGACTAGGAACTGCCTGTGTCTTTCAGAATTTCTGTTATGAgacaagtttcttttctttcttttttttttttccagtagagacggggcttcaccttgttggtcaggctggtctcgaacccctgacctcaggatcctttcacctcagcctcccaaagtgctaggtttacaggcgtgagccaccgcgtccggacaatttctttctttctttcttttgttttgtttgtttgtttgtttgtttgttttgttttgttttgtttgagacggagtctggctctgtctcccagtgcagtggccggatcttagctcactgcaagctccgcctcccgggtttatgccattctcctgcctcagcctcccgagtggctgggactacaggcgcccgccacctcgcccggctagttttttgtatttttttttttagtagagacggggtttcaccgtgttagccaggatggtctcgatctcctgacctcgtgatccgtccgtctcggcctcccaaagtgctgggattagaacaAAGCGAACAGTCCTTTTTGGGCCAAGTCCTTCACTCTTGGATTCTATTTTACTCCCCATAACACCCCCTTCCACATACATAGACTAATAATATTCCAGTCTGATGGATTGTCTGTGCTGAAGGAGAGGGAGTCACACCGACGTTGGTCGTTTTCTTATTTGGCATCCCTAGGGAGACATTTAAAACTACTCACCCAATTGCCCAAGTGGCCTCCAAAGAACGAGGTATCTCTAGGGGAAGAACAGAAATCCAGTCACCAAAGATTGTCCTCTAACGCCTTACATCGAAGGCCCTGAGCCAAGGAAGAGGCGGAGATGTCCCGCGGTCCCCTATTCTCGGCTGTTACCTGGAAAGGATCATTTCACCTCCACTGAAGAGAAAAGGAATGGGTTCTGAATGGAACGCTGCCCGGCAGCTCCCAGCTTCCGCTGGTAGAGTACCCGCCGCTGTCCCTGGGTGGCTCCGGGGCTTCGCGCCTGACCGTCCTCTTGCGGCGCGCCTGGAGGCTGGGAGCTGTGCGACCGCTCGAGGCAGATCGACTGAGGTCCCAGTGGCCGCAGGGCCCACGAGATGGACTACGTGCATGCTCAAGCACTGCAAAGCAGATGCACCATTTCTCTGTTGGAAAGATATTTGTTTCCTCCTTATCTTACCACTTAGGATTGTGTTTTTGCAATTCAATTACCTGAGGACTGGGTCCCGATTTTTTCAGGGTCTGTGCCTCTATAAGTCTTATCAGGCTTTACCTCTCAGTGACTGGGGTAAAATGATGACAGTAAAACAGTAAAACCTACAGGGTGGGGTAGtctggaatttttaaaacattttatttttctgccccctccccccattttcttttttcttttcttttattatttatttatttggtcagGAATATTTCAATGAAATATTGGTGAAGCCCTTGACAAATGGTAGATATTCATTaagtggtgtttttttgtttttgtttttcccccaaaGGATTCGGTCACTCTTCTCTTGTTGCAAGTTCCTCATACGTTTGTCGTTGCACCAGTCCTGTCATGTTTCGGAGCTGAAATGGATCAACTTTGGCAAGACGAAATTTCCTTAAGTGTAAGGTACTGCAATACTCAGGATTGTGCAGAGG from the Chlorocebus sabaeus isolate Y175 chromosome 26, mChlSab1.0.hap1, whole genome shotgun sequence genome contains:
- the LOC119628067 gene encoding uncharacterized protein, whose protein sequence is MCCVPVESWALRCRLQGRARCDPCCQLTFLGQQTLKQPRITKGALGTPWDAKPPTPSAKDSRDWLPGCTAQRDPQSAQLQRGPERAPTRRLHRKPTKTTRHETFRSLQPRAPGPESLAGGAGPAVRLLRAAWTEACVLFHRGGNRDPGKIKEGRNPGPPLASRGREMEAKAE